A portion of the Lolium rigidum isolate FL_2022 chromosome 1, APGP_CSIRO_Lrig_0.1, whole genome shotgun sequence genome contains these proteins:
- the LOC124663036 gene encoding uncharacterized protein LOC124663036, translating to MHLPDDVAEESPSDVPPAVEMVDEDAVQVQDPHVLRRGDEAAHEDAVGGDVSRGVRVRLLERDQVPEERVAEVVELQLWDLEHATGELDVKEARGVLPHLEPDPGLLQLLGARDPLRELRQQLATLTMAGMLLAVSRRQADGEVEEVQQVVHVVACDARVVQHLGTKGPEKPEAAAHKELF from the coding sequence ATGCACCTGCCCGACGATGTCGCTGAAGAATCGCCAAGCGACGTCCCTCCTGCTGTTGAGATGGTTGACGAGGATGCCGTGCAGGTCCAGGATCCTCATGTCCTCCGGCGAGGTGACGAGGCAGCTCATGAAGACGCCGTAGGCGGAGATGTCTCGCGGGGTGTCCGGGTACGTCTGCTCGAACGCGATCAGGTTCCGGAAGAACGAGTCGCTGAAGTCGTTGAGCTCCAGTTGTGGGATCTCGAGCACGCCACGGGCGAACTTGATGTCAAGGAAGCTCGTGGCGTTCTTCCTCATCTTGAACCGGATCCCGGCCTCCTTCAGCTCCTTGGCGCACGGGATCCACTGCGGGAGCTCCGACAGCAGCTCGCCACTCTGACGATGGCGGGAATGCTGCTGGCGGTCAGTCGTCGGCAGGCCGACGGAGAGGTAGAAGAGGTGCAGCAGGTGGTGCACGTCGTCGCATGTGATGCTCGAGTTGTGCAGCATCTGGGGACGAAGGGTCCGGAAAAGCCTGAGGCTGCCGCTCACAAGGAGCTCTTCTGA